A single Crateriforma conspicua DNA region contains:
- the efp gene encoding elongation factor P — MATYNTSDFRKGLKVQIDGEPYLMIEMNFVKPGKGNALYKCKMKNLIRGTTLERTYKGGDSLESADVETTEVSFLYRQGQDYVFMDGQTFEQYEVAEDVAGDIWKYLKDGMKCTMTLYNGNAIIVEAPLQVELEVVDCAPGAKGDTATNVTKPAKVETDAEFIVPGFIKIGNVIKVDTRTGEYVERVSN, encoded by the coding sequence GTGGCGACCTATAACACAAGTGACTTCCGCAAAGGTCTGAAAGTCCAGATCGACGGCGAACCCTATCTGATGATCGAAATGAACTTCGTCAAGCCTGGTAAGGGCAACGCACTGTACAAGTGCAAGATGAAGAATCTGATCCGGGGCACCACGTTGGAACGGACGTACAAAGGTGGGGACAGTCTGGAATCCGCCGACGTCGAAACCACCGAGGTCAGTTTTCTGTATCGCCAGGGCCAGGACTATGTCTTCATGGACGGCCAGACCTTCGAACAATACGAAGTCGCCGAAGACGTGGCGGGCGATATTTGGAAATACCTGAAGGACGGCATGAAGTGCACGATGACGTTGTACAACGGCAACGCGATTATCGTCGAAGCACCATTGCAGGTCGAACTGGAAGTCGTCGACTGTGCCCCGGGTGCCAAGGGCGACACCGCCACCAACGTCACCAAGCCCGCGAAGGTTGAAACCGACGCCGAATTCATCGTGCCCGGCTTCATCAAGATCGGAAACGTCATCAAGGTCGATACCCGCACCGGCGAATACGTCGAACGAGTCAGCAACTGA
- the epmB gene encoding EF-P beta-lysylation protein EpmB has product MNKDSAGIGRPEPALHQGIPQRSRSLAADRRFVAGGSRRRPQAHPPAQDWRQSMKAAIRDSATLLEHLGLAGQVPLCRDEAFPTFVPPEFLARIRPGDPDDPLLRQVLAVADEEQTVAGFAADPVGDLEATACQGLLQKYDGRALMITTAACGIHCRYCFRREFPYGDMSGVGTHWNDAIDFLSQRKDIDEVLLSGGDPLTLTDDVLGGLLDRLNQIEHVRRIRLHSRMPIVIPSRVTPELVSMLRESRATSWMVVHCNHASEIDGDVEASIAALVDGGIPVLNQAVLLRGVNDDVATLETLCRRMIDLRVQPYYLHQLDRVRGAAHFEVSPDRGQAIVKELRKRLPGYAVPTYVQEQCGAASKTPIADT; this is encoded by the coding sequence ATGAACAAGGACTCCGCCGGAATCGGTCGGCCCGAACCGGCGTTACATCAGGGAATCCCTCAAAGGTCGCGAAGTTTAGCGGCCGATCGCCGTTTTGTCGCGGGCGGGTCCCGCCGACGTCCGCAGGCCCACCCCCCGGCGCAGGATTGGCGTCAATCGATGAAAGCGGCGATCCGCGACTCCGCCACCCTGTTGGAACACCTGGGGCTGGCGGGGCAGGTCCCGCTGTGCCGCGACGAAGCGTTTCCCACGTTCGTGCCGCCCGAATTTTTAGCCCGCATCCGGCCCGGCGATCCCGACGACCCGCTGTTGCGACAGGTCCTGGCGGTCGCCGATGAAGAACAGACGGTCGCCGGATTCGCCGCCGATCCGGTCGGCGACTTGGAAGCAACCGCCTGCCAGGGTTTGCTGCAGAAATACGACGGCCGCGCCCTGATGATCACGACCGCGGCGTGCGGGATTCATTGTCGTTATTGCTTTCGACGCGAATTCCCCTACGGCGATATGTCGGGCGTGGGGACCCACTGGAATGATGCGATCGATTTCCTAAGCCAACGCAAAGACATCGACGAAGTCTTGCTGAGCGGTGGTGATCCACTGACGCTGACCGATGACGTGCTGGGCGGATTGCTGGATCGTTTGAACCAGATCGAACACGTCCGCCGCATCCGTCTGCACAGCCGAATGCCGATCGTCATCCCCAGCCGTGTCACGCCGGAACTGGTGTCGATGCTGCGTGAAAGTCGCGCCACCAGTTGGATGGTCGTCCACTGTAACCATGCGTCGGAAATCGACGGCGACGTCGAAGCGTCAATCGCGGCGTTGGTCGATGGTGGAATCCCCGTATTGAACCAAGCCGTCTTGCTGCGTGGGGTCAACGACGACGTGGCCACCCTTGAAACCCTCTGTCGGCGCATGATCGATTTGCGCGTCCAGCCGTATTACCTGCACCAACTGGACCGCGTGCGTGGCGCGGCCCATTTCGAAGTTTCGCCCGATCGTGGGCAGGCGATCGTGAAGGAATTGCGAAAGCGACTGCCGGGTTACGCGGTGCCGACATACGTCCAAGAACAATGCGGCGCGGCGTCCAAGACCCCGATCGCCGACACCTAG
- a CDS encoding DUF1573 domain-containing protein, translating into MRWGTLPVFLIAAMTTGICKESSEVRHDGYRPPVDATGVGTIVVGDQDGDRVIEKQLHLGRVPTTGKTYFVEIVNRSGRQLRARSIKSSCGCLVAAPRPAVFDDGQSMRLYIEMKSTQNGSFRRPIQVIFAGSGEGSDADTLPCILTCIGECLHPVRINPPVIDVGQEDRPVEMTLTGNFGDFDPKKLEVQIPSSGDANVMAKRLSVSGDTAKFQLWFQGLDWPAGDLEKTFYVRVRGYGKDLEHPLRVRNRAAVRLRPRYIVVSKDRDARPPMLYLSVPAADSIESYRSLLGEAQHPGKDKGWIQFEMVIDRFVREFDIAAVRIVPPYELLESTDATTFDCRLRWQGEDEPVEKMKMVVRF; encoded by the coding sequence ATGCGTTGGGGCACCTTGCCGGTCTTTTTGATCGCTGCAATGACGACCGGAATCTGCAAAGAATCCTCGGAGGTGCGTCACGATGGGTATCGTCCACCCGTCGACGCCACGGGGGTGGGTACGATCGTGGTTGGCGACCAGGACGGTGATCGAGTCATTGAAAAACAATTGCACCTCGGACGGGTGCCAACGACTGGCAAAACGTATTTCGTCGAAATCGTCAACCGTTCAGGCCGACAGTTGCGTGCGCGAAGTATCAAGAGTTCGTGTGGGTGTCTGGTGGCCGCGCCTCGCCCGGCCGTGTTCGACGATGGGCAGTCGATGCGGTTGTACATCGAGATGAAATCCACGCAGAACGGAAGTTTTCGTCGACCGATTCAAGTCATTTTCGCTGGATCCGGTGAAGGTTCGGATGCGGACACGCTGCCTTGTATTTTGACTTGCATTGGGGAGTGCTTGCACCCTGTTCGCATTAATCCCCCCGTGATCGACGTTGGACAAGAGGATCGTCCTGTCGAGATGACGCTGACCGGCAATTTTGGGGATTTTGATCCGAAGAAACTGGAGGTCCAGATCCCTTCGTCGGGCGATGCAAATGTCATGGCGAAACGTTTGTCTGTCTCAGGAGACACCGCAAAGTTTCAGCTTTGGTTCCAAGGACTTGACTGGCCTGCCGGTGATTTGGAAAAGACGTTTTATGTTCGCGTGCGAGGCTATGGAAAGGACCTGGAGCATCCGTTGCGTGTTCGCAATCGGGCAGCGGTTCGGCTTCGGCCTCGCTACATCGTGGTGTCCAAGGATCGCGACGCGCGGCCTCCGATGTTGTATCTAAGTGTTCCGGCTGCGGACTCTATCGAGAGTTATCGATCGCTTCTCGGCGAAGCTCAGCATCCAGGCAAAGACAAGGGCTGGATTCAATTCGAAATGGTCATTGATCGATTTGTAAGAGAATTTGACATTGCCGCAGTGCGGATCGTGCCACCCTACGAGCTTTTGGAGTCAACGGACGCTACCACTTTTGATTGTCGACTGCGCTGGCAGGGTGAAGACGAACCCGTTGAAAAAATGAAAATGGTTGTGCGTTTTTAG
- a CDS encoding sigma-70 family RNA polymerase sigma factor, whose amino-acid sequence MQLMEQDLNALIEKGTKDGYLTYDEVNAYLPDEDVNPEKLNRLILAIERRGIRLIEGAEKKRLVAANCPAPNVSGLTDMAAEADAMGDAEVSLAVAGETSRTSDDPIRMYLSQMANIPLLSREEEISLAKKIEITRRQFRRTLLESDYALRSTVEVLHKVHDGELPFDRTIKVSLTECLTKEQISQRMPHNLRTLNVLIAQNKDDFGMLVRRSTSPRLKAEVRKRFIRRRRKCLQLVEELSLRSRRVTPLLGQMEKISRRMNFLRDRLNNLGTDALSRDEAADIRQELRELMLVTQESPTSLHNRVTKARRHFEEYEATKRELSSGNLRLVVSIAKKYRNRGLSFLDLIQEGNTGLMRAVDKYEYRRGFKFSTYATWWIRQAITRAIADQARTIRIPVHMIDVLSKLRQAQKRMTQELRREPTYEEIAAATEVPIEEVRRVMDIGRHPVSLDRPVGEGEDSSFGEFIESSEDCNPVQTAASGMLRGKIDELLKTLTFREREIIRLRYGLVDGYSYTLEECGRIFKVTRERVRQIEAKAVAKLQSPSRADRLASFLKTAA is encoded by the coding sequence ATGCAATTGATGGAACAAGACCTGAACGCGTTGATCGAAAAGGGAACCAAGGATGGTTACCTGACCTACGACGAAGTCAACGCGTATCTGCCGGACGAAGACGTTAATCCCGAAAAACTGAATCGGCTGATTCTGGCGATCGAACGCCGCGGCATTCGCCTGATCGAAGGCGCCGAAAAGAAACGCTTGGTGGCCGCCAACTGCCCTGCCCCGAACGTTTCCGGTTTGACCGACATGGCCGCCGAGGCCGACGCGATGGGCGACGCCGAAGTCAGCCTGGCCGTCGCCGGCGAAACCAGCCGCACCAGCGATGATCCGATCCGGATGTACCTGAGCCAAATGGCCAACATCCCGTTGCTCAGCCGCGAAGAAGAAATCTCGTTGGCGAAGAAGATCGAAATCACACGCCGACAGTTCCGACGCACACTGTTGGAATCCGATTACGCCCTGCGTTCGACCGTCGAAGTCCTGCACAAGGTTCACGATGGCGAATTGCCGTTCGACCGGACCATCAAGGTGTCGCTGACCGAATGTCTGACCAAGGAACAGATCAGCCAACGCATGCCGCACAACCTGCGGACGTTGAACGTGCTGATCGCACAGAACAAGGATGATTTCGGCATGCTGGTCCGTCGCAGCACGTCGCCGCGATTGAAGGCGGAGGTTCGCAAGCGTTTCATTCGCCGTCGCCGCAAGTGTTTGCAACTGGTCGAAGAACTCAGCTTGCGCAGCCGACGCGTGACGCCGCTGTTGGGGCAGATGGAAAAGATTTCGCGACGCATGAATTTTCTGCGTGATCGGTTGAACAACTTGGGCACCGATGCACTCAGCCGTGACGAAGCGGCTGACATTCGCCAAGAACTTCGCGAACTGATGTTGGTCACCCAGGAAAGCCCCACCAGTTTGCACAACCGTGTCACCAAGGCTCGCCGCCATTTCGAAGAATACGAAGCGACCAAACGTGAATTGAGCAGCGGGAACCTGCGACTGGTGGTCTCGATCGCGAAGAAGTATCGCAACCGTGGCCTGTCATTCTTGGACTTGATCCAGGAAGGCAACACGGGCTTGATGCGTGCGGTCGACAAGTATGAATACCGTCGCGGATTCAAGTTCAGCACCTATGCGACGTGGTGGATTCGTCAAGCGATCACCCGCGCGATCGCCGACCAGGCTCGCACCATTCGCATCCCGGTCCACATGATCGACGTGCTCAGCAAACTGCGTCAGGCGCAAAAACGCATGACACAAGAATTGCGTCGCGAACCGACCTATGAAGAAATCGCAGCCGCGACCGAAGTGCCGATCGAAGAAGTCCGTCGCGTCATGGACATCGGGCGACATCCGGTCAGCTTGGATCGACCGGTTGGCGAGGGAGAAGACAGCAGCTTTGGTGAATTCATCGAGTCCAGCGAAGACTGCAATCCCGTCCAAACCGCCGCCAGCGGAATGCTGCGAGGCAAGATCGACGAACTGCTGAAAACGCTGACGTTCCGCGAACGCGAAATCATCCGTTTGCGTTACGGATTGGTCGACGGCTACAGCTACACGCTGGAAGAATGCGGTCGCATCTTCAAGGTCACCCGCGAACGGGTCCGTCAGATCGAAGCCAAAGCGGTTGCCAAGTTGCAAAGCCCTTCGCGTGCCGATCGATTGGCCTCGTTCTTGAAGACCGCCGCCTGA
- the dnaG gene encoding DNA primase — translation MSTSADYDLKERVRAAVDILDVIGQGTEVRPQGRNFVVRCPFHNDRRPSLTINPERQSWKCWVCDIGGDVFSYVMQRDGVDFPTALRTLAEQAGIAMEEFRRGKKTKPGDPDDRATLFDAIAAVADAYYKHLKHGKGDQVDLARQYLVQRGISDESRRRFRIGFAPDQWSFAIDHLQQKNFSGAVAEAAGVAIARGSGNGHYDRFRGRLIFPIHDLQDRPISMGGRVIPAIAQRSENSEAAKYINGPETLLFRKSQQLYGLQLARDAIRHGGEVLVMEGYTDVVAARQAGIEPVVAVLGTALGEAHVRILKRFAHRVVLVLDGDDAGQRRADQVLELFVGAGVDLRVLTLPDGSDPADFIHQNGADAFNELVKQSPDAFDHKLAKLSEGVDWRKDTHAASTAMESVLGIMAKSSGDDIRHEQLIVRLSDASGIAVDRIQRRLDVLRSERSQNSRKPFATKRPSRPTPPPRPAATGAADLDVNAMLSSMADDDDESASPYAPAVIAGRSAGTPNARLTPISGIDRELFEALIECPELAGMAVEAIDPSWLSSNTAQMLLSAYQDLDLAGRDLDVDSLLLMVDNEQLKNQIVTLQHRVGLRSGQSSEDADRRYTAIITRYREREFESEKTRQIERLASATLDDDQELALLKELLEAERFRQGIETPTEQEN, via the coding sequence TTGTCCACATCGGCGGACTACGACCTGAAAGAACGAGTGCGCGCCGCGGTCGACATCCTGGATGTCATCGGCCAAGGCACCGAAGTGCGTCCGCAGGGCCGCAACTTCGTCGTTCGCTGCCCGTTCCACAACGACCGCCGCCCCTCGCTGACCATCAACCCCGAACGCCAGTCTTGGAAGTGTTGGGTGTGTGACATCGGCGGGGATGTTTTCAGTTACGTGATGCAACGTGACGGGGTGGACTTTCCCACCGCCCTGCGAACCTTGGCCGAACAAGCCGGTATTGCGATGGAAGAATTCCGTCGCGGCAAGAAAACCAAGCCGGGCGATCCGGACGACCGTGCGACCTTGTTTGATGCGATCGCCGCGGTGGCTGATGCTTACTACAAGCATTTGAAACACGGCAAGGGCGACCAAGTTGATTTGGCTCGGCAGTACTTGGTCCAACGAGGGATCAGCGACGAAAGCCGCCGGCGATTTCGGATCGGCTTTGCGCCCGACCAGTGGTCCTTTGCGATCGATCACTTGCAACAGAAAAACTTCAGCGGCGCGGTCGCCGAAGCCGCCGGTGTGGCCATCGCACGTGGCAGCGGCAACGGACACTACGATCGCTTTCGTGGTCGGCTGATCTTCCCGATCCATGATTTGCAAGACCGTCCGATTTCGATGGGCGGCCGGGTCATTCCCGCAATCGCACAGCGCAGCGAAAACAGCGAAGCGGCCAAGTACATCAACGGCCCCGAAACCTTGCTGTTCCGAAAGTCGCAACAGCTTTACGGATTGCAACTTGCCCGAGACGCGATTCGTCACGGCGGCGAAGTCCTGGTGATGGAAGGTTACACCGATGTGGTCGCCGCACGACAAGCCGGCATTGAACCGGTCGTCGCGGTGCTGGGAACCGCTTTGGGCGAAGCTCATGTTCGCATCCTGAAACGATTCGCCCATCGTGTCGTCTTGGTGTTGGACGGTGACGATGCCGGCCAGCGTCGCGCCGATCAGGTGTTGGAGCTGTTCGTCGGTGCGGGCGTGGATTTGCGTGTGCTGACGCTGCCCGATGGCTCGGACCCCGCCGACTTCATCCATCAAAATGGCGCCGACGCGTTCAACGAATTGGTCAAGCAGTCGCCCGACGCGTTCGATCACAAATTGGCCAAGCTTTCCGAAGGCGTTGATTGGCGCAAGGACACCCACGCGGCATCCACCGCAATGGAATCGGTCTTGGGCATCATGGCCAAGTCGTCCGGCGACGACATTCGTCACGAACAGTTGATCGTCCGCTTGTCCGACGCGTCGGGCATCGCCGTCGATCGGATTCAGCGACGTTTGGATGTGCTGCGGTCCGAACGAAGCCAAAATTCGCGAAAGCCTTTTGCGACCAAACGTCCATCACGTCCAACGCCCCCGCCACGTCCGGCGGCGACCGGTGCCGCGGACCTTGATGTCAACGCGATGCTCAGCAGCATGGCCGATGATGATGACGAATCGGCATCGCCCTACGCACCGGCGGTGATCGCCGGACGATCGGCCGGCACGCCAAACGCACGTTTGACGCCGATCAGCGGAATTGACCGTGAATTGTTCGAAGCGTTGATCGAGTGTCCCGAATTGGCCGGCATGGCCGTCGAAGCGATCGACCCGTCCTGGTTGTCCAGCAACACGGCACAGATGTTGTTGTCCGCCTATCAAGACCTGGATTTGGCTGGCCGTGATTTGGACGTCGATTCGTTGCTGTTGATGGTGGACAACGAGCAACTGAAAAACCAAATCGTCACGCTCCAGCATCGCGTCGGCTTACGCAGCGGCCAATCATCCGAGGATGCCGACCGTCGCTACACCGCGATCATCACGCGATACCGCGAGCGCGAATTCGAGTCTGAAAAAACACGCCAGATCGAGCGCTTGGCATCGGCCACCCTGGATGACGACCAGGAACTGGCTCTGCTGAAAGAACTGTTGGAAGCCGAGCGTTTTCGGCAAGGCATCGAAACCCCGACCGAGCAAGAAAACTAG
- the bioD gene encoding dethiobiotin synthase: MNSETEQRSRANVWFVAGTDTDVGKTYVTALLAAALNGQGKRVGVYKPAASGCNRSGNELVADDAVQLWRAAGKPLDLDAVCPQRFEAALSPPESAKLAGRSVDEGMLVRGADPWLRGEFDVVLIEGAGGLFSPISDRWMNIDLFQQFADARLLVVAANRLGCVHQTLATCIAATERQVFPDGVVLCQTQNQRPASADSNAAAIARFGPTAVWGEIGFGASEVPERLVRQILVG, from the coding sequence TTGAATTCGGAAACAGAACAGCGGTCCCGTGCGAATGTCTGGTTCGTTGCGGGGACCGACACCGACGTCGGCAAGACGTACGTTACCGCATTGTTGGCTGCTGCATTGAACGGACAAGGAAAGCGGGTCGGCGTTTATAAGCCCGCCGCCAGCGGATGCAATCGGTCGGGCAATGAATTGGTCGCCGACGATGCCGTCCAGCTATGGCGGGCGGCCGGCAAGCCGTTGGATTTGGACGCAGTGTGTCCGCAACGTTTCGAAGCGGCATTGTCGCCGCCGGAATCGGCCAAGCTGGCCGGTCGATCGGTGGACGAAGGCATGCTGGTGCGGGGGGCGGACCCTTGGCTTCGTGGCGAATTCGATGTCGTGTTGATTGAAGGGGCGGGCGGTCTGTTCAGTCCCATCAGTGACCGGTGGATGAACATCGACTTGTTCCAGCAGTTTGCCGATGCCCGGTTGCTGGTCGTCGCGGCCAATCGGCTGGGATGCGTCCACCAGACGTTGGCGACTTGTATCGCGGCGACCGAGCGACAGGTTTTCCCGGATGGGGTCGTGCTGTGCCAGACGCAGAACCAGCGACCGGCGTCGGCGGACAGCAACGCGGCGGCGATCGCACGATTCGGCCCGACAGCGGTCTGGGGGGAAATCGGCTTTGGTGCGTCGGAGGTGCCCGAAAGGTTGGTCCGCCAAATCCTGGTCGGCTAA